Genomic segment of Pseudomonas sp. DY-1:
AGCGCCGAGAACCAGGGAACTTTGATCGGGCATTTCGCCTTCCTCGGTTAAAGCTTTCATTGATTCCCGCCGATATATAAACCGACGTTTCTACTCAGTTTTTCAGCACTCGCGTGCCATAAAGACTGGTGCCTGACCCAACCGGACGCAAGCAAACATGATCAAAAACCTCAGGTTCAGCCACAAGATTCTGCTCGCCGCCTCGCTGGTGGTCATTGCAGCCTTCTCGCTGTTCACCCTGTACAACGATTACTTGCAAAGGAATGCGCTCCGAGACGATTTGGAAAACTACCTGCAGGAAATGGGCGATGTCACCGCCAGCAATATCCAGAACTGGCTATCGGGCCGGATTCTGCTGGTGGAAAGCGTGGCCGAATCCCTGGCTGCCAACTCTTCACCTGAGGCCGTACCTGCGTTGCTGCAACAGCGGGCACTGAGCTCGACATTTGCGTTCACCTATTTCGGTACCCAGGACGGGCAATTCACCATGCGCCCGGACAGCGCAATGCCTGAGGGCTACGACCCGCGCACCCGTCCCTGGTACCAGGGCGCCAAGAGCGCTGGCGGCACCACCCTCACCGAACCCTATGTGGACGCAGCCACCGGCCAGCTGATCATGACCATTGCCACACCGGTCCAGTCCCTCGGCGTAGCCGGTGGCGACCTGAGCCTGCAGACGCTGGTGCAGATCATCAACGCGCTGGACTTCGACGGCATGGGCTACGCCTTCCTGGTTAGTTCCGACGGCAAGATCCTGGTGCATCCGAACAAGGACATGGTGATGAAAAGCCTGCGGGACATCTATCCGCAGAACACGCCTGCCATCAGCACCGGTTTCAGCGAAGTCGAACTGGATGGCAGCACCCGCATCCTCACTTTCGCCCCGGTAAAGGGCCTGCCTTCTGTTAACTGGTACATCGGTGTCTCGGTGGACAAAGACAAGGCCTACAGCATGCTCAGCGAGTTCCGTGCATCGGCCATCATTGCCACCGTGATCGCAGTGGTGATCATCATGATCCTGCTCGGCATGCTGATCCGTGTGCTGATGCAGCCCTTGCACATCATGGGTCGCGCCATGCAGGACATCGCCCAGGGTGAAGGCGACCTGACTCGCCGCCTGGCGATCCATACCCAGGATGAGTTCGGCGAACTGGCCAGTGCTTTCAACCGCTTCGTCGAGCGTATCCACGGCTCCATCCGCGAAGTGTCCTCGGCCACCAATCAGGTGAACCAGGTGGCCAAGCTCGTGCTCAACGCCTCCAACTCGTCCATGAGCAACTCCGACGAGCAGGCCAACCGCACCAACAGCGTCGCCGCGGCGATCAATGAACTGGGCGCCGCCGCCCAGGAAATCGCCCGCAACGCCGCCGATGCCTCGCACCAGGCGTCCTCCGCACGCACCCTCGCCGAGGATGGCCGTCAGGTGGTGGAGCGCACCATTTCCGCGATGAACGAACTGTCCGGGAAGATCCGCGCCTCCTGCGGCAACATCGAGACGCTGAACAGCAAGACGGTGAACATCGGCCAAATCCTCGAAGTGATCAAAGGCATTTCCGAACAGACCAACCTGCTGGCACTCAACGCCGCCATCGAGGCCGCCCGCGCCGGGGAAGCCGGCCGTGGTTTCGCCGTGGTGGCCGATGAAGTGCGCAACCTGGCGCATCGCACCCAGGAGTCGGCGCAGGAAATCCAGCAGATGATCGAGGAACTGCAGGTCGGCGCCCGCGAAGCGGTCACCACCATGACCGAGAGCCAGCGCTACAGCGAGCAGAGCGTGGAAATCGCCAACCAGGCCGGCGAGCGCCTGGGCAGCGTGACCCATCGCATCGGCGAGATCGACGGCATGAACCAGTCGGTGGCCACCGCCACCGAGGAACAGACCGCCGTGGTCGACTCGCTGAACATGGACATCACCGAGATCAACACCCTCAACCAGGAAGGCGTGGAAAACCTCCAGGCCACCCTGCGCGCCTGTGCCGACCTCGACCAGCAGGCTGCGCGTCTGCAACAACTGGTGGGCAGCTTCCGGATCTGACCCCAACTCTCTCCTCTTCGGAGAGAGGGCGATTAACGCCCCAAACGAAGAAGGCGCCCTATGGCGCCTTCTTCGCTTCTTCTTCCTCTTCCTGCGTCTTTCGCCACAACTCGGCGGCCCCTGGGAACTCGGTGCCGTTTTCCTCGCTCAGCTCATCGGGGGTCATAACGCCGCACGCAGCCTTCGCCGAGCGTAGGCGGCGGACTGGAGGTTGCTCGGTCACGTGGGTCAGCCATGGCAGCGATCCTCAGACTTCCGGTGGTTGTTCAGGGTCATGCTGAGCAAAGCCCTTCACCGCGCGCAGCACATCGCGGCGACTGATCTGGCCGACCAGAACCCCCTCCTCGACTACTGGAAAACGCCGTCGCTTGTCGCGCAGGAAGCGCTGGCAGACATCAATGATGTCGGCTTCGGGCGAAACGCTCTCCACTTGGGTGGACATATATCCGCCGACATTGCCAATCGCCGCTTCGTAATACGCGCCGGAAAGTATGCCGCGCAGGCAATCGCCCTCCGAGAGCATGCCAATAAGGTGGCCCTGCGAGTCCACCACGGGCGCACCAGATACCCGATGCTCCAGTAGCCGCTCGATGGCGAGGAGAAGATCGGTGTCGGGCCTGAAGGTCACCAGGTGGCGGGTCATGTAGTCGCGCACCTTTATGGATTTGAGCATGGGCGGGCTCCTGTTCCGGTTGACCGGAGCGGATGCCCGCCAAGGTCGTCAGTTGAACACGACGGTCTTGTTGTCGTGCACCAGTACCCGGTCTTCAAGGTGATAGCGTAGTCCACGGGACAGCACCATCTTCTCCACGTCCTTGCCGAAGCGAACCATGTCTTCAACGCTGTCGCGATGGGTCACTCGCACCACGTCCTGTTCGATGATCGGGCCGGCATCCAGCTCTTCAGTGACGTAGTGGCACGTGGCGCCGATCAGCTTCACACCACGCAGTGAAGCCTGGTGGTAAGGCTTGGCCCCCACGAAGGACGGCAGGAAGCTGTGGTGAATGTTGATCACCTGATGGGCATAACGCTGGCAGAGTTCCGGCGGGAGAATCTGCATGTAGCGGGCAAGCACGACGGTATCGGCATTGTGCTCCTCCACCAGGCGCGAAACCTCATCGAAGGCCGGCTGCTTGTTCTTCGCATCCACCGGTACGTGGAAATAAGGAATGCCGTGCCACTCCACCATGCTGCGCAGGTCATCGTGGTTGGCGATCACGCAGGGTATCTCGCAATCCAGCTCACCGCTGTGCCAGCGGTGCAGCAAGTCGGCCAGGCAGTGGGACTCGCGACTGGCCATCAGCACGACGCGCTTCTTCACTTCGGAGTCGGTCACCCGCCAGTCCATGGCGAACTCACGGGCTATGGGCGCGAACGCCTGGCGGAAACCATCCAGATCGAAAGGCAGGGAATCGGCACGGATTTCATGGCGCATGAAGAACCAGCCGCTCTGATTATCCGAATGATGGCTGGCCTCGGTAATCCAGCCGTTGTAGGTAGCCAGGAAGTTACTGACCTTGGCTACGATGCCGACGCCGTCCGGACAGGCAATCACCAGACGAAATGTGCGCATTTGGGAACACTCCAGAGACTTCACAAAGGCGGCCATTCTAGCCACTACGCGCAAAAACTTCAGTAACCACGTGGGTTACAGCGGATTGCCGGCCATCGTAAAAAAAGCGCGACGCACAACTAAGGGGCGTAAGCGGACATCGATATAGCGAGTGTACGAAGCGCAATTACGCACTTGAGCGACCGGCGGACTAGTATGAAAGAAGAAGTCGCCGACAATGCGTACAAAAGTTTTCCTGCTTATTTACTTGCAGATAATCGCTGTCTATTATTGATGACACTTCGCAATCGCAAGTCAACGTACGATTCCAACAAGGGACGCCGACATGTCGCTGATCAACGAATACCGGGCAACGGAAGAAGCCATCAAGGAGCTCCAGGAGCGCCTGAAGAACCTGTCCCAGGACGACAAGCTGAAAAAAGAACTTGAGTTCGAAGGCAAACTGCGCACTCTGATGGGCGAATATCAGAAGTCCCTGCGCGACATCATTGCCCTGCTCGATCCCGATGCCCGCTCCACCAAGGCCCCGCGCGCCGCGAAAGCTTCTGCCACCGGCAGCAAGCGCGCCCGCAAGGTCAAGCAGTACAAAAACCCGAACACCGGTGAAGTCATCGAAACCAAAGGCGGCAACCACAAGACTCTGAAAGAGTGGAAAGCCAAGTGGGGCGCTGACACCGTTGAAAGCTGGGCCACCATCCTGGGCTAAGCCTTCAGCAATAAAGAACGCCAGCATCTGCTGGCGTTTTTTATTGGCGCGGGTAAACCCCGGAAGTACCCGGGGCGTTTTCACAACTGATAGCGATGCCGCAGTTCCGTGGCATATCGACGCCACTCCAGCAACACCACCTGTTGTGCCGGATCAGCTTTGAGCTGGAACTCATCCAGCGCCTTGAAAAAACTCTCCATGGTATTAGGCGCCCCGAATTCCGGGCTATTCAGCCGATTCCTGCAAAACGCCTCCCATCGTGAGCGGTCGGATTCCGACAAAGTTTCAGGGAAGTTTCTTGCACGGTAACGGAACAGCAACTCAGGCAGGCGCGGGTCATCGAACGGCCAATTCTCGCGAGACAAACGTTGCGGATCGGCGAGCCGCACTTGTTCACACAGGCGACGATCACGGTCACCGAGGAATCCGTCATACAATTGCTGCTCCGGATCATCCGGCGAAGAGAATTCCTCTTCCGCATAAATAACCGGCAACTTCTCTTGCCAGATGACAGCCTGCTCGGTGAGCAACGCGGCACGACGTTGGCAGAGTTCCAGATCAACGCCCAGGCGCTGCCGATCAGCTTCGCGCAGCACCGCTAGGGGAGCGACTACCGGACAACGATTGATATGCAGCAATTTCAGTGGCACCGGCAGTTCGCCTTCAGCCAGGTCATCGCGTCGGGTATAGAGGCGCTGGCGCAGCACTTCCGCATCCAGTTCGAGCAGCGGGCCCGGCTCCGACTGCAGGTCCAACACGATCAGCGCGTTGCGGTTGCGCGGATGCCAGGCAAGGGGTAGCACCACTGCCAGGTAATGTCGCTCACCGGAGAAGCGCCCGGAGATGTGCACCAGAGGTTGCAGCAGCCGCACCTGCTCCTGGACCTTGTGCTTGCTGCGCAGCTGGTAGAGATAGTCGAACAGCTTCGGCTGGCGCTCGCGCAGGAGGCGTGCCAGGGCAATGGTCGCGCGGACGTCGGAAAGTGCATCGTGGGCCTGACCATGGTCGATGCCGTTGGCCGCAGTGAGCAGCTCCAGCCGCAGGCTGACGCGACCGTCCTGTTGCGGCCACTCGATGCCCTCTGGACGCAGTGCATAGGCAGTACGTACCAGGTCGATCAGATCCCAGCGGCTGTTACCGCCCTGCCACTCGCGAGCGTAAGGATCATAGAAGTTGCGATAGAGGCTGTAGCGGGTGACTTCATCATCGAAGCGCAGGGTGTTGTAGCCGGCGCCGCAGGTTCCTGGCAGGGCCAATTCGGCATGTACCCGATGCATGAACTCGGCTTCGCCCAACCCTTTCGCCGCCAGGGTAGCGGGCAGGATGCCGGTGACCAGGCAAGCGGCCGGATGGGGCAGGATGTCATCGCTGGGCTTGCAGTAGAGGTTGATCGGCTCGCCGATCTCGTTGAGCGCCTCGTCAGTCCGAATTCCGGCTACCTGCAGTGGCCGGTCGCACCGCGGGTTGATGCCGGTGGTTTCGTAGTCGTGCCAGAAAATGCTGGAAGTCACGGCGTCCCCCTTGTTCGTGAGCTGGGCAGTCTATCACCGGGACGTGTATGGCAAAGGCGCTGAACGGGCGGTGAAACTTCGCCATCCAACGACTTGCTGGGCGGTTTCCGGCGTGCCTAGAATCGCCGCCACTGGACGATCGCCCCCCGCCAAGGACTGCCCCATGCCCGTGCCTCTCGCACTTCGCGCACGCACCTGCGTGCCATGCGCTCCGTCGAAAACTCCAAATCTTTCACAGCATGCGGGCTGAGTCTTCTCGGCCAGGTTGCCTGGATACCGGCCGCTCGCTAGCATCTGGCTTTCCCCTTGGCGCCCAGCCGATGCCCGCAAACCGAGCCAGTCCCCAACCTGCCGACTCCCAGGCCCAACCGCTGGACACCCGCTACCAGGTGGAAACACCGGAAGGCATCGACCTGATTCTGCGTCCGGCCGGCCTGTTGCCACGCGCTCTTGCCTATGCCATCGACCTGGCCATTCGTGGCGCCATCATGCTGGTGCTGTTCATTGCCCTGGCCCTGCTCGGACAACTCGGTTTCGGCCTCGGCCTGATCCTCATGTTCCTGCTCAACTGGTGGTACATGGTGCTGTTCGAAGTACTCAATCAGGGCCGCTCGCCCGGCAAGCAGATAATGGGGCTGCGTGTCGTGCATGACGACGGTACTCCCATTGGCTGGTCCGCCTCCCTGGTGCGAAACCTGTTGCGCTTCGTCGATCTGCTGCCCTTCGCCTATACCCTGGGCGCCCTCAGCTGCCTCCTGCATCCAACGTTCAAGCGCCTGGGTGATATCGCCGCCGGCAGCCTGGTGGTCTATCGCGACGAGAAGACCCAGCGTCCCGAACTACCAGATGCCGAGCCTGAGCGCGCACCATTCGACCTGACCCTCGCCGACCAGCGCGCCCTGCTGGGATTCGCCGAACGCCAGGCCGACTTGTCACCGGCCCGCCGCGCTGAACTCGCCGGCATCCTCGCCGCGCCGCTGAACGTGATGCCGCAACAGGCCCAAGCCCGCATCAACGGCATCGCCCGTGGTCTGCTGGGATCGAGCACGCCATGAAACAGAATCTCTTCGAACGCCAGCATCAGGCTGGCTGGAAAGCCTTCGCCGATCTGCTCGATCGCCTCGAACGTGGCAAGGCCGATGCTCGCGCCTGCGAAAGCTTCTCCGCCGACTACAGGCAGGTCTGCCAACAGCTGGCGCTGGCCCAGGAGCGCGGTTATAGCAGCCACCTGGTGGAGCACCTGCACCGACTGGCCATGCGCGGCCACCAGCAGTTCTACCGCCATCGCAGCCACCTCGGCGCGCGCCTGCTGGGCTTCCTGCTGGGCGGATTCCCGCGCCTGGTGCGCAGCCAGTGGCGCAGCATCGCTGCCGCCTGCCTGCTGTTCTATGGCAGCCTGCTGTTGATGGGCCTGCTGGTGCACAACTGGCCGGATCTGGTCTACAGCGTGCTGGATCCGGAGCAGGTGTCGTCGATGGAGTCCATGTACGACCCTGACGCCCGACGCATCGGCCCCATGAGCGAACGAGACTCCGGGGACGACTGGATGATGTTCGGCCACTACATCATGAACAACATCGGCATCGCCTTTCAGACTTACGCAGGCGGCCTGCTCTTCGGCGTCGGTAGCCTGTTCTTCCTTTTGTTCAACGGCCTCCACATAGGTGCGGTGGCCGGGCACCTGACTCAGATCGGCTTCGGCGAAACCTTCTGGTCCTTCGTCATCGGTCACGGTGCGTTCGAACTCACCGCCATCGCCTTCGCCGGTGCCGCCGGCCTGCAACTGGGCTGGGCCCTGCTCGCGCCAGGCCGTCTGCCCCGCGGCGAAGCGCTGCGCCTGGCCGGTGCACGCAGCGTACAGCTGGTAGCCGGAGTGATACTGCTGCTGGTGATCGCTGCTTTCATCGAAGCCTATTGGTCCTCCATGACCCTGGTCACGCCCCAGGTGAAATACTGGGTTGGCGCCTGCCTCTGGCTGCTGGTCGCGCTCTATTTCGGGCTGGTGGGCAGGAGGACTCATGCGCCTGACTGACGCCAGCGTCACTATCCGTCCGCGTAGCGCCTGGGAGGCCATGGACCTCGGCGTACTGCTGGCGCGTCGCCATGCCGGCCTGCTGATGGCCAGTTGGGCACTGGTGACCCTGCCGGTGTTCGGCCTCCTCACGCTGGTTTGCTGGAAGTATCCGGGCCTGGCGGTCTTCCTTTTCTGGCTGCTGAAGCCCGCCTATGAACGGCTGCCGCTGTACATTCTCTCCCGCGCCCTGTTTGGCGACACGCCGACCCTCAGGCAGGCCCTGCGCGCATACCCGCGACTGCTCAAGCCGCAGTTGCTCGCCAGCCTGACCTGGCGGCGCCTCAGCACCACCCGAAGTTTCGATCTGCCGGTGCTGCAACTGGAAGGACTTTCCGGGCAGGCACGCAGCCAGCGCCTGGTGGTCCTGGGGCAACGCAACGCGGGCGGTGCCACTTGGCTGACGGTGATCGGCGTGCATCTGGAATCCGCCCTCTGGTTCGGCTTCATCACACTGCTCTACCTGATGCTGCCCCAGCAGGTGGTGATCGACTGGGACTGGCAGAAGCTTCTGGAAATGGCCTCGGGCGAGTGGCTCTGGCTGGAGCACCTGTCCAACAGCCTCTATGCCTTGGTACTGGTGATCTGGGGACCGGTCTACGTCGCCTGCGGTTTCACCCTGTACCTGAACCGTCGAACGTCCCTGGAAGGCTGGGACATCGAATTGCAGTTCCGCCGCATGCGCCAGCGCCTGACCGGTACCGCTTACGCGCTTCTGCTGGGCCTGGGATTGCTGCTAAGCCAGCTGCCGCAACCGGCCATGGCAGATGACGCGCCGGCCCTGTGCCTTGCACCCCAGGCCTTCCTCGATGGCCCCGATGCCGAACGCCTCACCCACCAGTCGCTGACCGGCAAGGCCGCGAAGGAAGACATTGGCGCCCTGCTGGACAATCCGCCCTTCCAGAACCGGGAAACCGTCACTCGCTGGCGTCTGGGCGAGGAGGCCGCCGACAAGGAACTGAAGCCCGAAGACGTCGAAGGCTGGGCCGAGTTCATCCGCAGCCTGTTCAAGCTGGCCGAGTACGCCAAGAGCCTGGACACACTTGCCCTGGTCATCAAGGTACTGCTCTGGGGTGCGCTGATCAGCCTTCTGGCCCTGCTGCTCTGGCGCTATCGCGACTGGCTCAGCACCTTCGCCGGACGACTGGGACTGCCCCAGCACCGCACACGCGTAGCGCCTTCAGTGCTGTTCGGTCTGGAGCTGGCGCCGGAAAGCCTTCCGGACGATGTCGCTGCGGAGGCCGAGCGCCTCTGGTCCAGCCAACCCCGCGAAGCCCTCGGTTTGCTCTATCGCGCCCTGCTGAGCCGCTTGCTGCACGACTTCCGCCTGCCGCTCAAGCAATCCCATACCGAAGGTGAAGTGCTGCAACTGGTGCGTCGCCTGGACAACACCGAGCTGGAAGGTTTCAGCCAGGTCCTCACCGGGCACTGGCAGAACCTCGCCTACGGCCACCGCCTGCCCGCAAGCGAATTGCGCCAAGGCCTCTGCGATGGCTGGCGTCGCCTGTTCAACGCCGGAGCCGCAACATGAAACCGCGCCTGCGCTTCCTGATCTGCGCCGGCCTGTTCCTTTTACTGGGCCTGCTGGCGATCCATCTTGGTGGGCGTCTGCAGCCCTATCAGGACATCGTCGAACATGGCCCCGCGCCGGAAGTACTGGGCAATCCGTACCTCGCCGCCGAGCACTTCCTGCGCAAGCAGGGCCTGCAAGTAGTGCGGGCGAACGGCCTGGAAGTACTCGACAATCTGCCCAGTGCCGGCCACAGCCTGTTGCTGCTCGGCAGCCGCTCACGCATGACGCCACGCCAGGCCGACCGCCTGCTGGAGTGGGCGAGCAAGGGCGGACACCTACTGTTCATCGCCGAGCGCATCTATGACGAAAGCGACGGCAAGAGCGGCGACCTGCTGGCGGATCGACTGGGCATCCAGCAATTCGAAGCCAAGGAGCTCGACGAAGACAAAAGCACTGAGCCCGAGGCGCCTGAGGACAACCGCACCGAGGAACAGGCTGCGGCCTCTGTCTCTCCCCAGGACGACCAGGAGCTCGCAGAGGGAGATCCGTTCCCCGAGCTGACCAAGCTCTATCTGGAAAATGAACAGGCACCGGCCTACGCCGGCTTCGACCCTGAATTCCATCTCTACGACAGCCAGAACCGCGCCCATGCCTGGGCCAACAGCGCCAAGGCCACGCACATGCTGCAGCTGGACCACGGCGACGGTCTGGTCACCGTGCTTACCGACGGCTGGATCTGGCAGAACCGCGATATCGACGAGTACGACAACGCCTGGCTGCTCTGGTATCTGACCCAGGACAGCACCGTCACCCTGCTCTACCGCGCCGAACGCGACAGCCTGGTCACCCTGCTCGGACAGAACTTCCCCGAAGCCCTGGTGGCCCTCGCCCTGTTCGTCGTCCTGCTGCTTTGGCACGTTGGCCAACGCCAGGGGCCGCTACAGGCGCCAGCCAGCCGCGCGCGCCGGCAACTGCAAGAACACCTGCGCGGAAGCGCCGACTTCCTGCTCCGTCGCAGTGGCCAGTCCAGCCTGCTGCAAGGTCTGCAACGTGATATCCAGCGCCGCGCCCGTCATCGTCACCCCGGATTCGAACGGCTCCCCGTGGCCGAGCAGTGGCAGGTGCTGGGCCGCCTGACCCGTCTGCCGCCCAGCGCCATCAGCCAGGCCATGCGGCCGCTGCCTAAGCAACGGCTTACCGCCGCCGACTTCACCCGCCAGGTCGCCCACCTGCAAACCCTCAGGAATGCCCTATGATCTGGCACCTTGCAAAGGTTAGATTCCCGTTCTATTAAGGAATCGTCCCTGACGAGCCCTTTGTCCTGAGATGGTGCTTGAGGGTCGATCTAATGGCCCTAACTCTGCGAAAGCAGGCAAAGGGATTAAGTGTCTGGTCAGCGCAGGGGACGGCAGATGGAGCTTGTATGGGCTACTAAAGATTTTGTGATTGCTGGGCAACCCTATTCAGGGTTCCCGATTCTGCTTTGGGACTCGATGGAAAGCTGCGTCCCGGCCAACCTGTTCATTCGTGACTACATATTGCGTGGCAGGATTGGCTCCAAGCGATCTTGGCCCAGCACAGGACGCGCTCTGTACGACTTCTTCAGCTTCCTCCAGGCCCATGATCTGGATTGGCGCGACGTTGATCGGGGCGAGGCCAAGTCCCTTGTGGCGGCCTATCGGGGCTACTGCCTGGACTCATGCGAACTGGCACCGAACACCACTTACCAGCGCCTGCATTACATCTGCGAGTTCTACGAATTCGCGCTAAAGCAGGGGTGGGTGAAGCGCCTGCCCTTCACCTACGAAGAACGCACCGTGAGGCGCCAAACAGGTTTCCTAGCGCATCTCGATGCCAGTGGTGGTAAGGCCATGGTGAACGATGCGATGCCGCATCGCCCCAAGGCCCTGCCCAAGTTCTTGAGCATGGCCGAGGTCAAGGCGCTCCTAGCCGCAGTGGAGAACCCCCATCATCGGATGATGATGCGCCTGGCGCTGCAGACGGGTCTGCGCCGCGAGGAAATCGCCACCTTCCCACTGACCTATGTCTTCGACCCAGACAAGGGGGGAAAAACCGAGCGGAATCTCCGCATTCACCTCGATCCGTCCGACGGCAGCGGCATGGCGACCAAGGGCAGCAAGCCGCGAAAGATTCACGTCAGCCGCAAGTTCATGGCCGAACTCTACCGCTATGTGACCAAGGTTCGCGGCGAGCGTGCCTCGCTGAGCAAGACCCCACAAAGGGCGCTGTTCCTCAACCAGTTCGGGGAACCCTATAGCGAGGACGGCAAGAGCCTCAATCGGATCATCAGCGAGGCCGGCAAGCGGGCTGGAATCAAGGTCCATACGCACATGCTCCGGCATACCTATGCCACCCATACCCTGGTCAGCCTTCAGCGCACTCCTGAGAGCGGGTTGGAGCCTTTGGTATACGTTCAGCGGCAACTCGGCCACAGCTCGATTCAGACGACGATGGTGTACCTGCATTTGGTCAACGAAATGGCAGACCAGGCGGTGCTGGCCTATGACGACGAGTTGAACGCATTGGCGGAGGCGGCCTGATGGGCAAGCGCAAGGTCTTTGCCAAGACCGACCTCAGCGTCCCGCAAATCGAGCACTCACTCGACACCGCAGGCAATGTGGTCATTCTGCCCGAGGCCATCCCTCCGACGAACACCACGGTCGAGTTCGGGCGGAACACCTCTAGCGCCCGTCGCTTCGACTTTGCCCGCTGGTACGGCGCCGGTGTCGACCCCATCACCTACGCCTGCCAGCGCCAGATCGAACGCTTCCTCGCCGGCCAGGAGGGCATTCTCGCGGCCGGCACCGTGGTTAGCTACTGCAATAGTGGGCTGCGCTATTTTCTCGAGTACTGTGTGTTGCGGGCGACGGCTTTTGGCCGTGACTTGGCCCTGGCCGATGTGAACCGGGACCTAATCGACGGCTATCTCGGCCATCTGGCTGGGCGGGGCGTGGAGACTACCACTCAGAAGTCCTTCTACTCGCAGACCAAGCCCGTCCTGCTCGCCTTAGGGCGGCGCGGTCTGATCCCCTTGGTCGCCTCCGGAGATGCGGCCACCTTCCCCTGCAACCCCTTCCCGAACAGCAACCGTAAGGCCAGAGGTGAAACGGCGCTGTCCAACCGCGAGCGGCAGGCGTTCACCGTGGCGCTGCGACAGGAGATCAAGCCGATTTGGGCCGACGGCGCGCCTGTGACCAGTGAACTGCTGGGCTTGGCCTTGCTGATCGTGGCGTTGCACACCGGACGCAATACCACGCCACTGCTGGAAATGGGCCGCGACTGCCTGCGCCCGCACCCCAAGGACAACACCGTTTTCCTGGTGCTATGGAAGCGGCGCGGCTACAACACCAGCAAGGTGGCGCTACGAGCAGAGTCAGACGCCGAGCGCCTTCTAGAGTCCACGCCGAGCGTGCGAACCAACGTGGAGCGCCTGATCCGCCGCGTGATGACATTGACCGAGCCCCTGGATGCGGAGGCCCCGGATGACCTCAAGGGCCGCGTATGGCTGTACCGCAGTCGCAACGGCAAGAGTGTCGGTCAAGTCACGGTTTTGAGCGCAGAAATGTTGGCTCGGGCGACAAACCTCCTCGTAGCCAAGCATGGTCTGATCGACAGCGACGGAGAGCCACTGCGCATCAATATCTCGCGCTTGCGTAAGACGTTTGCCAACCGCATCTTCGAGTTGACCGACGGCGATTTGGCGACCACCGCCGCGGCCCTCGGCAATACCCTGCAGGTGGCCGACCAACACTACCTGGCGCCCGGCAAGGATGCCCGTCGCAACTGGCAGTTCATGGGCGAGGTACTGGTGCAGGAACTGCTGACTCGAACCATCGGTGCGACTTATACGGACACACCTATGGGCCACTGCGCCGACCAGATTTATGGCCAGTACGCCCCGAAGCGCGAGGGCGTGACTTGCATGAACTTCATGAACTGCCTGCGCTGCAAGCACTACGCGGTAACCGCCGAGGATCTGTACAAGCTGTTCAGCTTCTACTTCCGTGTGCTGGCCGAGCGCTCGCGCATGGACAAGCGGCGCTGGGCACGGGAGTACGCCCACATCCCCCGCTTGATCGACCACTACATCGTTGCCGAGGGGCTGCGACGCGGCACCTTCAAGACCGCAGCCGTGGAAGCCGCCCGTGAGCGCGCCCGCACACAGCCGCACCCGTTCTGGTCGGTTGATTTGATCGACAGTCTGGAGGTCATTGCATGAATGACAACACCCTGGCGACGCTACCCTCACCCCTTGCCGCCCAGCCAAGTGATGCGCGCGGGCTCCCCGAGCCCGAACGCGACGCCCTGATCATCAGCGCTACTCAGGTCGATGGGCAGTGG
This window contains:
- a CDS encoding RDD family protein, whose amino-acid sequence is MPANRASPQPADSQAQPLDTRYQVETPEGIDLILRPAGLLPRALAYAIDLAIRGAIMLVLFIALALLGQLGFGLGLILMFLLNWWYMVLFEVLNQGRSPGKQIMGLRVVHDDGTPIGWSASLVRNLLRFVDLLPFAYTLGALSCLLHPTFKRLGDIAAGSLVVYRDEKTQRPELPDAEPERAPFDLTLADQRALLGFAERQADLSPARRAELAGILAAPLNVMPQQAQARINGIARGLLGSSTP
- a CDS encoding methyl-accepting chemotaxis protein — encoded protein: MIKNLRFSHKILLAASLVVIAAFSLFTLYNDYLQRNALRDDLENYLQEMGDVTASNIQNWLSGRILLVESVAESLAANSSPEAVPALLQQRALSSTFAFTYFGTQDGQFTMRPDSAMPEGYDPRTRPWYQGAKSAGGTTLTEPYVDAATGQLIMTIATPVQSLGVAGGDLSLQTLVQIINALDFDGMGYAFLVSSDGKILVHPNKDMVMKSLRDIYPQNTPAISTGFSEVELDGSTRILTFAPVKGLPSVNWYIGVSVDKDKAYSMLSEFRASAIIATVIAVVIIMILLGMLIRVLMQPLHIMGRAMQDIAQGEGDLTRRLAIHTQDEFGELASAFNRFVERIHGSIREVSSATNQVNQVAKLVLNASNSSMSNSDEQANRTNSVAAAINELGAAAQEIARNAADASHQASSARTLAEDGRQVVERTISAMNELSGKIRASCGNIETLNSKTVNIGQILEVIKGISEQTNLLALNAAIEAARAGEAGRGFAVVADEVRNLAHRTQESAQEIQQMIEELQVGAREAVTTMTESQRYSEQSVEIANQAGERLGSVTHRIGEIDGMNQSVATATEEQTAVVDSLNMDITEINTLNQEGVENLQATLRACADLDQQAARLQQLVGSFRI
- a CDS encoding CBS domain-containing protein, coding for MLKSIKVRDYMTRHLVTFRPDTDLLLAIERLLEHRVSGAPVVDSQGHLIGMLSEGDCLRGILSGAYYEAAIGNVGGYMSTQVESVSPEADIIDVCQRFLRDKRRRFPVVEEGVLVGQISRRDVLRAVKGFAQHDPEQPPEV
- the mvaT gene encoding histone-like nucleoid-structuring protein MvaT is translated as MSLINEYRATEEAIKELQERLKNLSQDDKLKKELEFEGKLRTLMGEYQKSLRDIIALLDPDARSTKAPRAAKASATGSKRARKVKQYKNPNTGEVIETKGGNHKTLKEWKAKWGADTVESWATILG
- the sbcB gene encoding exodeoxyribonuclease I, which produces MTSSIFWHDYETTGINPRCDRPLQVAGIRTDEALNEIGEPINLYCKPSDDILPHPAACLVTGILPATLAAKGLGEAEFMHRVHAELALPGTCGAGYNTLRFDDEVTRYSLYRNFYDPYAREWQGGNSRWDLIDLVRTAYALRPEGIEWPQQDGRVSLRLELLTAANGIDHGQAHDALSDVRATIALARLLRERQPKLFDYLYQLRSKHKVQEQVRLLQPLVHISGRFSGERHYLAVVLPLAWHPRNRNALIVLDLQSEPGPLLELDAEVLRQRLYTRRDDLAEGELPVPLKLLHINRCPVVAPLAVLREADRQRLGVDLELCQRRAALLTEQAVIWQEKLPVIYAEEEFSSPDDPEQQLYDGFLGDRDRRLCEQVRLADPQRLSRENWPFDDPRLPELLFRYRARNFPETLSESDRSRWEAFCRNRLNSPEFGAPNTMESFFKALDEFQLKADPAQQVVLLEWRRYATELRHRYQL
- the purU gene encoding formyltetrahydrofolate deformylase, whose translation is MRTFRLVIACPDGVGIVAKVSNFLATYNGWITEASHHSDNQSGWFFMRHEIRADSLPFDLDGFRQAFAPIAREFAMDWRVTDSEVKKRVVLMASRESHCLADLLHRWHSGELDCEIPCVIANHDDLRSMVEWHGIPYFHVPVDAKNKQPAFDEVSRLVEEHNADTVVLARYMQILPPELCQRYAHQVINIHHSFLPSFVGAKPYHQASLRGVKLIGATCHYVTEELDAGPIIEQDVVRVTHRDSVEDMVRFGKDVEKMVLSRGLRYHLEDRVLVHDNKTVVFN